ACTAATTTTACTCAGAGCTTAAAGGAGAATTTCACgaaatcatttttattcattcaagTCTGGTATAGTGCTGCCTGTTGGGATCGCAATAAATCAAGTTTAGCCTGCCCACAAACACAGCCAGAATAATCCAGCACAGTCTCCGTTTATCAGCCACCAGCGCTTTTGGCGTGAGATCGGAGCAGTTCACAGTCTAAACTACTtcaactttacttttttctccCAATAGGAAGAAGAACACGCTGCGTTTCCGACAGGGATTGAAGCCTTCACTTCCCGGACTTGGGAGGCGATAAACAAAATatagacaggaaaaaaaaaaaacaaaaaagacgcACGCACACATGCTCCAAAGTTGAAGCCGATCGTTTTTCTTACCTTCAGGTTCTGGTGGGCTTCCAGGGTCCGGATGGCAGTGTCAGTGAGTTTGACGTGATAAAGAGTTTGATTCGGggtgtttttgttgattttgcCACAGGAGAGCCCATACCGATGCTCCTGTCTCAGCGCTGCCATTTCTACAACTGAGGGCTATTGGTGACATTCAGCCTGAAACGTCACGGAGGAGGATGCGTGTGGAGGTGGGGCTAACACGCGGACACAGACGCGCACTTACGCACGCACTCACGCACGTACAGTAGCCTGTACTATTAACATGTACTATATTCCATGAATGTTGGAAACGTTTTGAAGTATCATGgagtaatataaaataattacattatgCATAAAGCTGTTTTATCACATGCTCAGTCAAACAATAATAACTTGATGTATCACAAGTGAAGTTGTGTATACACATTTGCCCAtttcactgttatttatttgttatatgatttaaaaacaaagaacagcaAGTCCTCACATTAACACGCTGAAATCATTTGGCATTTGCTTAAATGATGTGAATAAACATAGTATAGCTGATTATTTTCTGATGATCCACTTTTCAACCATTCATATGATATTGAAGTGTTATTACTGGCGTAGAGTTGCAATTTAATCAAACTGAAAAGAGGCGTTTTGAACTAGTTCCTATGCTGTTGGGTCAATAAACCTATAACAACACATCAGATACACTGATATGCCAGCCTCATATTAGGGTTAGTGTATCAATAGTAAATGTAGCTGTCAGTTTAAAGTAGTGGAGTACAAAGTACAGTACTTTTCACTGAGAAATAGTTGAGTAGAAGTTAGaagtagtaaaataaaaagtactcAAAGTAAAACTGTTATATTAAAGCTTCTTTAACAGATCCTTAGAGAGAGTGTGTATCATTTGATCCCCGTAGGACAACGTACTTTAGATGAAAGTGCAGCTTCTCAGTAAATAAAGACAATATGAGCAGAACAATGCTCATCATCTCATCCTGCTCCTACAGTGTTGATGTTTCCTTCACAACTTGATGTTTTCCCCACTGGATTGGAAGTGTGATACTGGGGCACAATACGGAAACACTGTGTATGTCATTAAGTCTACGTGATAATTAGCTACTTTTGTACTTTCCTGGTAAAATGTGAAGTAAATATAAAACGAATAATCTTTTGCAGTGATGCAAACATCGGTTTTCTGTGCTATTGATTTGCTGAGAAAGGTACAAGTATATAATCTCCAAAGGGTTTCTTTGTCGTCTAATGACATTTTAATCATCGTTATCTCAACTCTTCTATCATCATATCACCTTCTGTTTATAGGTAACATATGTGGCTTGGGGACTTTTATATTAATTTGTTATGCAGTGTTAGGACTTTGAGAATTATGTAAAATCTCACTTTCCCCTCAGAATgtcacaacacagcacaaatacaATGAGTTTATTCTAACATGGCTTAGTAATTAGGAATATATTAACATTTCAgtatgctttatttttatttttaagagatTTATCTGTAAACAAGACATGActaaaacatcatttaaaaactacattgTATTAATAGGAGGAATTTTTTCACCCTTGTAAGAACTGATCTGAATGAAATATGCCTTTAATACAATATATGTACCCTCATTGTTTTACAATCTCTAATCCAGTGTCAGTTTTACTGCCGGCATGCGTCCATGGGTGTTGTAACACTtcttaaaaagtgaaaataaattggAACTCGAATTAAATTAAGTTAGAGCTGGTGTCTTTCTCATCGATTGCATTCATGGAAACTGCATTATGGGGCACAACAGTGAAGTCATTAAGAAGCTTACAGACGTTCTGGCAGATTAGGTTTTTCTCTTCTAATCCTGCAGATTACCAGTGCACAAGCTTGTTGGCTGAGAGTGCTGTATTGCGCTGCACGGTTTCTTCACATTGGTCATTTTTCATCGCCGCCACATCACCAGACTACGTAAACCAAGACGGATAcaagcaggagagagaggaggtcAAACTGCAACACAACTGTAAGCAGGTGTAGGTGGGAGAACCACAGATAAAGGCAGGATTTAGAGATGCATCCTGAGTTGGATTTAATGAAACGCAACGTGgatttttgtaaatattacGTCGTGGAGATATCATTTTGCCCGGACACATTGTAGGTGGCAGAAGTTGATTCACAACAGAACTCTAACGTGCACCTAAGTGGAACATTTGCCACGAGGAGGATCATCTCTTTTAGAGACTCATGCAGATGGTGTCCATTGCTCTCTGTAGTGAAATGGAAACAGAGCCATGTTGTGAGGAGCATGAAGACCCTGCAGTGGAGCTTACAGAGCCTGAGGTAAGAGAGGCCATTGCTGAGATTTCTGACAGGGACAGTCACACAGAGCTGCCCTGTGGGCCTGCTGAAGGAGGTGACAAGCTGCAAAGGAAAGAGCAGGATGAAACGGAGAGCTTCTCCAGAGAGAGTACAAGTACTGAGATACAACGTCCCCCTTCTGGTCCGAAGCGAGAAGGTGGAGAGACAGAATGCAAAGAAcggagaaaactgaaaaaaacaaacagctggaagATGGTACGATTTCAAGACCCATCAACAGACGACGATGTGTTGGAGAGGGACAGTTCAGCAGAGAGCCTCTTTCCAGAATACGCGATGGAGGCGTGGACTACCTCAACGTTTGAGGAGCTATTCATGGCAGAAGAGTGGCAGGACATCACAGGTGAGGATACATCACTGAAGAGCACATCACATTTAGAGGCGCCTGTCTTTGAATTGGTGTTGAGATGTAATTTTTCAAAAAGATCACTAACCTTTTAGTAACTGCTGCTCTTTGTTTAGTTAGTgtttactttgacatttatttgttttatttgaagaaCAGAGACCAAAACGTGACTGAGATCAAGACTCCTGAGCTCATGTAGCTGAGCAACAAGCAGATTAACCTTGCCTACTCTTTCAttatcttctcttcttctctcacgTAGAGGACAGGCTGTTGAGGAAGAATGTGCTGGAGCCTGGGATCCTGGAGGCCGTGCAACCCACCTGGGGCCAGGAGGTTACTGTGAAGATGCAGTGTGTCCTGGAGGATCGCACTGTGGTGGAGAAAGACTGCAAGCTCGTGTTTGTTATTGGAGAGGGAGATGTAACCCAGGTGAAAGCCTTTAACTCTTAACATCTTCTCTAGTAtgtgtacagtacttttactaaatagcactaaacacaaagtacagctgaggctgatggacAAATCAGTTCTTTGCCAACCAACATTACTGTTCCTAAAGTCCTGCAGCTGGTAAAAAGCTGTTTCACATGCTTAAAACAGAGTTTCATGACACACAAAATTGCATTTAATGGCATTGAAATACACAGCAAAAAAGTTATGGTCAAATGCATTTTGTCTAATTCAGTCACTCACTTTGACACCTGTAGGCCCTGGAGGAGTGTGTCATATCCATGCAGAAGGGTGAGATCACATTACTGCTGGCAGATTCACAATATGCCTATGGACTTCTGGGAAGGTAAGGAAGTTCAAGCTTCTGTTGTTTAATGGTAAATTTATAAATTACATCGCAAGttgaagcagaaacaaaactCCAACCAGTCGTATTTGTTTCTATGTGAGTCTAATCTCAGTGAGAAAGCCCAGGCCTGGTGTACCTGTTGCTGTGGGGGCAGCCTGGTTATCCAGGGGTAGCAAGGTTAATGAACCATAAACAGGAGCAGATGGCTTCTTCCTGACACCATTCAGAAGCAGCCTATCAATAGTGTGTTTGTAACCTTCCAACCTATGGGAGGATACCACTCATATTACGGCCAGTGGCTTAGGTTTATAACCTTTACACCATTAAAGAGCCAGTATCAACACAGAGGAGATTGGTGTGTTGTTGGTGAAAGcctattgtttgttgttttaatatttactatAGATAGCCTGAACACGTGAGAATGAGACATTAATGTACTCTGGAAATTTGATCAGattgagtaaaataaaataccatcGAAAACACTGAGGGGAAAAGTGCAATAGTTCAAGTTTGTGTCGAGAACAGAGGCTGAAGTTAATCgcaaatgtgtgtatttgatttaaatgtttagtattTTATGCTCATGGCTTTTTGGAGTTCTCATGATTTTAGAAAGGTGGTAATAATTTGCTTAATGTTTGTTAAGCTATTTCATTTACAGCTAAATTGTGACCATCCGTTGTACTCAGCAAGCAATAATATCAACTCTACATGCTGGTGTTTATGTAAGCACACACCCATTAGagcaaattaaacattattaaaatgtttaaaacactaACTTTGAGCAATGGGTGCTCTTTGAGTGGACAGCAGATCTCCAGGTAATGATAAGCTCAATAAAATCCTCAACTGTGATGGAAAATCCTAAAATTAGATGGAGCACGGTCGTGTCAAAATGCCTGCTTGTTTACATGTAGGACACATTGGATCATTAACAGAGTAGCTATGCAGAGGAGTagtgcacaaaaacaaaacacatccatACACCCAGAATTATCATGTGGCAGTAAAATCCTTAAAAAGGTGCAGAGTTCATGGATACATTTTCATAGCCTGAAAGGAAACACGGTACATTTGTACGCTaacaaaaaaatgttcaaatgtacaaaacagtgtttttttcctaaattcatttttttcagtgtgtgtacaTTACTATTACTTCAGTGCACTGTGTGTGAGGTCATGTTTGTATTGGGGGGTGATGGGACATGAGCGATGTCTGAGATGACTATCTTGAGGGTCTAGAGTCTCGCCGTCAGTCGTGTGTGGAGAAAGTATAGAACAGTGGGGTGGTGCAGTGTGAGGTTAGTTAATGATTGTTTTGATGCAGTTGATTAGGGTTATGTGTTGTGAAGTCAAATTTAGCCATCACTTTAAATGTGATTCACTTGAGGCTAATTGTTACACTTATGATTTTTCCCCACTGAagttaaatacaaatgtaatgtttattctatcatttatttattaccgTACCTTTTAACAGAGCTGTTTCcccttgtttcctgtctttaaGGTAAACTACAATTTagtgaaaagaaatatttgtcCTTATACGCAGACAAAATAAGAATCGCAAGCAGTGACAGACATCATGTTTCAAAGTAGATTTGACAGGCTCACCATGTCGGAGCtgtaaaatgacagagagacaaTGAGAGAAAATCTCATtagcctctctctgttttctggcAGATGCATTGATTGAACTCTGTCAGTCGCCTGCTGCAAACAGTGCTGCTAAGAGCACTTCAGTTATTTATCAGAACAGTGTGCGAAGCTGGTCAGACAATATGGTTTCACGGTGCACAGTGGAGTGGCCTGTAGCTCAGTATGTGTATGATGAGGTGGCTGGAGTATCTGTTGTGATCAGAGCTGCAACTTCAGAAAAAGGTGAATGTGAGGACAGTGAAACCTGAAAACACCTATGAAAACGTCTGGAGCTTTTCTCTGCTTGATTACAACGAACATGCTGGTTGGGACATTGACATTTGTCCTGTGAGACATTAAAGTCCCTGAGCCCTAAAAAGGCGGTATGTGACGAAAGCGCTCGTCATGTCTGCCTTTTTGAGGAACAGCAGCATGTGTCTGAATTATTCCCCACAGGAACATACTACTTAGTCAGAGACACGGACGACATCCCCTCAGTCAGCAGGTCTTTATCAGAGAGCAGTGGAAACCAACATCTAATGATCTCTGGACTGGCGCAACTTTAACACTCATAAACCCTCCAGGGTCCTGGGGGAGTTTTGCCTCCCCCAGCCCTGCACAACTCCAAGGTCAACAACATTAATGGTCACTGGcctgctgctttatttttgtctgaattcaattaaacatgcaaaaaaacaaacccccAGTCCGATAAGCCAGCTCTACTTCCATTATTTACAGTGTCTACACGTGTTTCTAGCTCTATGTAAAACACCACACAACACTTTCAAAGACCTCCTCCGTGTGAAATCGGGCCCTGTAAGGTTACGTTGGCTGACTGTCAAACATAAACAGAAGCTTAAACCCCCGTGCTGGCAGTGAAGGCGTTGGCATACTTTTACTCTTGGCACAACTGAGAACTACCTCACTTGCACATGTTGAAGTGGAGTTAATTAGACCACTGGGATGTGTCACAGTTAAATTAATAGTTTAATCCGTGTCCAGATGGACAATGTCAGCCAGTTAATCATTCTTGTGTTGCATCAATTTGTCAGGTGGGAATTGTGTGCTATTTATGATTAatacagcagttttttttttatataattattttttacatttgtacatatccatacaaaaagaaaatgtattttatgcaCACATATACCTTAATCATCATCTTAATCACACATTTAATACACACCCATGTgtgttttagacatttttagACAGTATGTGGCCAATTTAATAGTCCCTGTTCCTTTTAAACTGGGCTGTGGGACTCTTAATAAGCTATGCTACAGGGATCTAAGGGGCCAGTTGGTAATATGGGAGTTAAATAGATCTGTATTGTTAACATGTCTAAGATGATGCAGATGTTTAAACACGGCAATGGTTGGGTTTTCCTTATTGGTAGCATCTCAACACAGAGCAGTAAGGAACCCTGGGGTGTCACACATGAAATAACAGATACAACATGATCAACAGTGAACAGATTACCTGCTACAACTCAGTGGTAGACCATCATGTACTAAACAAATAGCCTTTAATGGAACAGTAGAGACTCCACAGTAGTGGCACACCAGATGGCTATCACTGTCAGTTcgaggaaagaaaaacaaataagtcctactgtgagaggagagagaggaatcTCCTTCTCATTGACCCTGGGGGAGGTGGTTCTGCTGGCTGCTGGAGCCTTGATTACACCAGGCTTAGTGATCTGGCTTTATAGAGTAGGGTGGAACAGGTTGAGATAGGCTCCTGGTTCATGGGAAAGtacagtgacatttacattgACAATTGATGGTACTTGTGTAATATTCTCTATTGTATgctttaaagtttattttgatcctgttgtgttttctttatctgtcGCCTCAGGAAAATAAGTGGCCAGTGTCTGACATTTAAACTAGTGTATGTTTAAGAAGGTGCAAAGTGTTCTTTCTGATTTGAGTTAATGGAAACAGTGAACAATACttataaaatacaacatgttaGACTAAAGTCCTGGACTTTACTATGTCTCACTCCGTCACTGTTACCCAATAAAATCAGTTTGCATGTCCTGTggtatgtaaatgtaaaaaacttTGTATAAAACCTGTTGTAGGTCTAGATTGAGCTGCACAAAATCTGATAAAAGCCTCAGGTGATGTCAGTTGAGTCAGAATCAAATGGGGCATAATTCATATCAGGGATGTGGAGTTGGGCTTTATTAACGCACAGACAGTTTTAATGCAGTCTTACTGCGTGTGCTGTTTCATTTACCAGTGAGACAATTAATTACAGTTGGAGGGGGATggcatgtgtgtttaaaatgctTATCACAAGTCACAACACTGCACAGTAGTTAGCAATACTCGCAGCCAGGGTTTTACAGCACTACAAAGTTATTCTTGCGTCAACTGTGTAATCTTTGGTAATAACGATTGTGAGGTAAAATTCTGAAGAACAATGTTGATGTCACAAAATACTCCACCCGGAAATTGTACTTGCACATATGTGGTTGGAAAATCCAGCACTTTGCAGAAAAATCTGAGACCATGTTGTTTTGACGGAGCACCAGCTAGACGAAAGAATCAGGGTTCCTTAAAGTGTTTACATTAAGGGTACAAGGGCATCATCAAAGTCATTTGAATGAGTGCTGTAGGGACTATGAATGTCCAGTTGTTCCCAGTCTTACCGTCTGCCATCTCACCCCATTGTCCTATCTCCTCATTTTGAAATTTTATCATAAACTAAGGTGTTTTTTCACCTGCAGAACATCCACCCTGGATCGAGGCTGATTGtttgataaaatgtttaattgcagtcactgtgcaggtgttatgttttttcttttcttttataacaAGAATATAAAGAAACCAGTTCTTATTGTGCATGATCATCCTCTTCTTGCAACCCAGTCTGTCTTTTTATCACTCAGTGTAACATAACAGCTAAGAAGTGGCACttcattttgtgcttttcattATGTCAGGCAGTTGCTAGTAGACAGGTACAGTGACTCACTCACCACAGAGTTGCACTGGTGTCTGTCACTTTTATTCCCTCCTCCCTTGTCTCCAGATACGTAAGCATGTTGACCATACTGAAGGTGGTGAGTCACTCTGCAGAACCACCTGGGTCAAATGAATAATTTGACCTTTGAGATGCTCCTCTGTGGAAAACACAGTGGTGAATTTAAACCATTTTTTCTCAGTGCAAATCTACTTGGACAAACAATCTCCAGTCTGGTGTAACTGACACCactgtgaagaaaatgtttcttttgcttTACAGTGTGTCATCAGTGAAGGATTCCAGCAACAACTGAGCTCTTGGCTGCATGGTCACGTGATTAAAACTAGTTTGACAGTAACTTTTGGGCTCAGCACAGCTTTCCTCATACAGTGGAAACCACATCCAGACCTCACGAAGAGCAGGCCAACAAGCACCAACAGCTGTAGCATGCACCAGATAAGATCTGGGTTAGCTATCAATCAATATGCACTCTGTGGTTGCCACATTAGTGtgaattatttttagttttatgagTTGACCTATTGCTGATGAGATACAGCGGCAACAAAAAGTGAGTGAACTATTTGCGATTTTCTAGTTTTCTACATAaattgtcatgaaatgtgatctgatctcaAATATCAACAAATGTGATTGTGAAATTattaagctgataaaacacaatcatgatcctttagtatttattaaacacaacataGGACATGAATATAGGAAAAAAAGTGGTgataaaagtaaacaaacagtattttaataactggttgaaccacctttgtcagcaataacctcaagcaaacTCTTcgtgtagctgtggattagacctgccCATCACCCAGGAGGAACAGTGGAGCGTTCTTCCCCACAGAACTGGCATTTAGTCATATGGTGGTGAACAGATTCGCTTCAGGTCATTCCTCTGCTATGGctgagctaaagcagttctgtaaGGAAGAATGCTCCATTTGTTATTTGtaactttggtgaagatcagatcacatttctcAACCAATTTGTGTAGAAAACCAGGAAAGTGCAAATAGTTCACTTACTTATTCTCACCACTGTATGTTTGACCTGCATGTTGATCTGAATAGACTTGGAGTATCTCAAAAAGCTAGACGGTGGGTTATTTCGGTGGCGCAGCAGTATTGTGCCACTCACACCATTATTTGAACAGCGCATGTCCCTCATCTAATCTCCCTGGATGTTTACCTTTTCCCCCTACTGCTGGCAGGCTTATCTCTCTCTCATCAACACAGCCTGGGTTGTAACATGGCACTGTCCTCAGTTTTGCCTACTTCTGCTTTCCATTGTCAGAGCATATTGGTGAAACAGTAAATCTCCTCAactgaaatgtgcttttattcaATTTTAGGTAGACAGTGTATTTTTAGAGCAGATAATAGTTGGTGGAGTGAAGTTGGCTTTATATTGCATGTCCACCGTGCCAGTTCATTTCAGCTCTGTTCATCTAGTTTCTTTTTGTCGCCTCCCATTTTAAAgtgcttttgctttttaattctACTGTTTCCGATGTTAATCAGGATTGTtcataaaaaaatttaaataatataatttcagTTTACAGAAGGTTCATATAACCACACAGATACCTAACACAACTGATATGaacataatacaaaatacaaaccATTTCCTAATATCCAATGTGACTGAccaaaaactataaaaacatcaCCACAGCAATTGATAAAATGAGATTTAACTTGGGTAAAGGATGAGGTAAGAGGTGCATGGGAGTACACTGACTGGATATGAATGAGCATCATTAGATTACAACTGACGCAGGTCTTAAAGGGATACTCTGAGATTGTGGGGGATGTATtaatttgctttcttgctggGATTCAGCCGTGTATAAATGAATAGTCAACCAGAATAGAAACAAGTCATGTAGTTAAACTCTCAACAAACCTTCCTGTTAGTCATTTtactaagctaagctaatccCCTGCTGGCAGTATTCTagttcatatttacagtacacacacgAGTGCAATCAAATTGAACTGCTGACTAATGAATTTGagaaagtactttttttttttttttttttaacaatgtttaTATGAAACACAGTTCATATAAATGTAGCCTAATTTTATGCTAtgtaatattaaatgtattataaaaagTGTGAACTGAACAACCACAGCCCGATAGTGttaaaaatggattttaaaatataaaaagatacactattatgtaattattatctGTCATTCATTCACCTGCCATGAATTAAAAAGGCTGACATCTGTACCCGCTGTCCTGTCACCTCTGGTATGTTGTTGCTGTCTGTATCTGCCACACTTCACTGACATCACCTCTCTTCCGCTGTTCCACTGGCTGTGCCGCGTTGCGTAACCACAACAGTCACTTTTTTTCAGAGTGCACATGGGACACGCACATGGGTGATGGCACTTTAGCCCTACCAGCAACTTTCCTGCCGGTGCCAGCTAGCCTTTGTACAACACACTCGCCTGCTGTGTGAAATGCACACAGCCAGGGAGGAACGGAGAGGTTAGTGTAGCATGGCGAAGAATGGATGGCTGCACAGAACCGGTTTTAAATGTAACCTAGTGTGCTGCTGTTTACAGAAAGAATCCTGCCCCACGTGTTATGAGCTGGTTGTGGCTGTGtgttgaaacacaaacacactttgtgcAGAAATGACAAAGTAACAGTAACAAGTACTGTGGGCTGATTCTGaacccttctctctctctctgatgctCCTCCATCTTTTCAAATGGATTGGACTGAACAAAGATTGATCGCGGTTGCGTTTGTATCATAGTTTAATCGTTTTAatgttttcccctctctctgtgtctgtgagtgtggcTGTTCAGACCAGGTATAAACACTTTGCCTGTGCAACACTGGTTTGTTTAAAGCGCACATAGACCTTTATTCTCCTGTGTTATGAACTCTGTGTATTCTGCGCTCATAGCTACTTTCAATCTTCCTTGTCATTGCTCGAACGTGGAGGCTGACTCTGGGATTCGTTGACTTCCAGGACCACCCAGTCCCACTCGGGATTTGTGGCTCACAGACGTCATGTCTTAATATGACTTTACAATTTAagatacacattttaaatggaaaaatgatCAACATTCAGTCAGGCgataacacacacagacttgctGAGGAACTCATGAAGCCACTTCATACTGTTCATTTTGCTCATTTGTAACCAGCAGAATGGAAGCAGATGGTTTGTTGGAGGAGCAAGCTGCTACTTACAGACACAGAtgcactgtgcacacacatgcacactcacagtATTTACCAGGTCTGCCTTTATGTCTGCCTGTTAAATAAAGTGTTCTGTATGTGTGCCTGTGGAGCATCGGAGGAAGGAGATGTGACAAGAGGCACtagtgtgtgcgtgcgtgcgtatTAGGAGGTAAAGAGGTACTGTCAGTGGTGACATGGAGAGTGACTCATCTCACTGAGACGTCAGTACTCCGTCATCAGTCGTATGCAGCACTCatatcacagacacacacacacccataggCTTTCAAAATATTCCTCTCAGAGTTAATGACTGGCAGACTCCCTCTGACATCCACACAGCAAAATCAAAATCAGATGTGCTGTGTTTAAACTTCAAGAAACAAATCTCaaacagaaacaatctgacAATCTCAATTGTCTGAGGGTACTGATGGGATTAGTTGTACTGCTGTAATGTTTCATATTGTTATCCCAGAtgctgaaagacaaaacaagttATTACAAAGTGcatccaaaaagaaaagaaatccacAAATATGAAACGAACAAAACCACTTTAAATTCCTTGTATATGGGCTCTCTGTGATGTGAGTGACCTGTGACAGTGCCACTGGCTATGCTCGAGTAAAGTCAAGCCCTTCCTCTTACGAAATGTCTCTTTGACTCATGATTGATTCTCCACAACTGAGAGACTAAAGGACTGCACCCAAGGCCCTGCTACGTTTGCTTTACTCAGCCGGCAGATGCATCCTGCTCCTCCTGACAACCTGACTAATAAGTTAGAAGTTCAGCGTGCTGCTATTGATTCACGGGCTGCGCAGA
This DNA window, taken from Anabas testudineus chromosome 6, fAnaTes1.2, whole genome shotgun sequence, encodes the following:
- the fkbp16 gene encoding peptidyl-prolyl cis-trans isomerase FKBP8 — its product is MQMVSIALCSEMETEPCCEEHEDPAVELTEPEVREAIAEISDRDSHTELPCGPAEGGDKLQRKEQDETESFSRESTSTEIQRPPSGPKREGGETECKERRKLKKTNSWKMVRFQDPSTDDDVLERDSSAESLFPEYAMEAWTTSTFEELFMAEEWQDITEDRLLRKNVLEPGILEAVQPTWGQEVTVKMQCVLEDRTVVEKDCKLVFVIGEGDVTQALEECVISMQKGEITLLLADSQYAYGLLGREPDIPAWAPLLYQLQLLDIRDKPDPLTLPIADRIRIGNQKREQGNFHFQREEYSKAARAYCMALDVLTTHSRDLSDGDVEAEEEEVRDYRVKCLNNLATTQLKLEQNEEALHSSRDVLALEPNNVKALFRLGKLLSDKGEYKEAMEVLKKALKLEPATKAIHVELSKLVKRQSGGKETQEWKAKPAEMLGDSITPFLIPPKKKPSGISWKFILGALLVALGSLVTSMILTARN